The following coding sequences are from one Schizosaccharomyces osmophilus chromosome 1, complete sequence window:
- the snu66 gene encoding U4/U6 x U5 tri-snRNP complex subunit Snu66, whose translation MSANAGATDSMSIEETNRLRISLGLKPLDVSDNSGQSEPNQKEQPTSSLDQEATALQNWKEEEEKKRNEREKNEITSKLQSIRQKNDQRRRVQGKSLADILATEEEEEASSDDTRSWVLKMRKKALEKNTSESSAPKEVLKPIRKKPAKELPKETGASLEGIRIAHNFQKLNSENDLTLTLRDSDVLENNDGDLLESNEIAQQEALLKKIEEKKANAGYKPYEDEGEINNDSEPKKDFTEGVTVIGENNALVQGKDIADEGQSVANRGIRISLSDTTPSTPAVSDYRDIKIKKSKKNRSREDRRKRKLDDIEGDEFQSGTTAEGNVPEAQNPTFTAKEKQENIQRKIQGLNSQSVVEDDDLQDVLALQRRTAQKRARMLRPEQFAEHVQNQKNIEEEENEDETNSRGMIINDTRSFVDSLQQVDDAEPSVNPDEKQGEEASENQYTVTIPTNLEPRNVIPEEEEAVVEDNGSQSPSQKATDVPEDEPLVSGGVGTVLNILKNKGVVKVSEEAQEKMRREEEYNKWFAKKQNARRELEDQRKHQKEQDRASGKLNHMTQKEREQYAKRENEKWDRLIAKVEMEQFQDYKPEVNIRYVDEFGVELGPKEAYKYLLSHQFHGKGSGKAKTEKRLRKIEDMKKEERKPIFE comes from the coding sequence atgTCTGCTAATGCTGGAGCAACGGACTCCATGTCCATCGAGGAGACAAATAGACTTCGAATTTCTTTAGGCTTAAAACCCTTGGACGTGTCAGATAATTCTGGACAAAGTGAACCAAACCAGAAAGAACAACCTACATCTTCGCTTGACCAAGAGGCCACAGCTCTTCAGAAttggaaggaagaagaagagaaaaaacggaatgaaagagaaaaaaatgaaatcacATCCAAACTTCAAAGTATACGCCAAAAGAATGATCAGCGACGACGTGTACAGGGAAAGTCTTTGGCTGACATTCTGGCTaccgaagaagaagaagaagcatcTTCGGATGATACACGCTCTTGGGTTCtaaaaatgagaaaaaaagcattagAGAAGAATACGAGCGAAAGCTCTGCGCCCAAAGAGGTTTTAAAACCCATTAGAAAGAAACCCGCTAAGGAACTTCCCAAAGAAACAGGGGCTTCGTTGGAAGGAATACGTATAGCTCACAATTTTCAGAAACTGAATTCCGAAAACGATTTAACGCTAACTCTTCGTGATTCCGACGTTCTGGAAAATAATGATGGTGATTTATTGGAAAGCAATGAAATTGCGCAACAAGAGGCCcttctcaaaaaaatagaagaaaaaaaagcgaaTGCTGGCTATAAGCCTTATGAAGACGAAGGAGAAATTAATAATGATTCTGAACCAAAGAAGGATTTCACGGAAGGAGTCACTGTCATCGGAGAGAATAATGCCTTAGTTCAAGGAAAGGATATTGCAGATGAGGGACAATCGGTCGCTAACAGAGGTATTCGGATTTCACTTTCAGACACCACTCCTTCCACGCCTGCAGTTTCAGACTATCGAGATATtaagataaaaaagagCAAGAAAAACCGATCTAGAGAAGATAGAAGAAAGCGTAAACTTGACGATATTGAAGGTGATGAATTCCAGTCAGGAACCACTGCAGAAGGAAATGTACCTGAAGCACAAAACCCAACCTTTACagctaaagaaaaacaggAGAATATTCAGAGAAAAATACAAGGTTTGAATAGTCAGTCAGTCgttgaagatgatgatttGCAGGATGTTTTGGCTTTACAAAGAAGAACTGCTCAAAAGAGAGCAAGAATGTTACGACCTGAACAATTTGCAGAGCATgttcaaaaccaaaaaaatatagaagaggaggaaaatgaagatgaaactAATTCTAGAGGAATGATTATTAATGACACTCgatcttttgttgattctCTTCAACAAGTAGACGATGCAGAGCCTTCTGTCAACCCTGATGAGAAGCAAGGCGAAGAGGCTTCTGAAAATCAGTATACTGTTACCATCCCAACTAACCTTGAACCCAGAAATGTCATTCCTGAAGAGGAGGAAGCTGTTGTTGAAGATAACGGATCCCAATCGCCGTCACAAAAGGCAACCGACGTCCCCGAAGATGAACCACTCGTTTCCGGCGGTGTTGGCACAGTGTTGAATATCcttaaaaacaaaggtgTTGTTAAGGTTTCTGAAGAAgcccaagaaaaaatgcGCAGAGAGGAAGAATACAATAAATGGTTTGCAAAGAAACAGAATGCCCGACGTGAGTTAGAAGATCAAAGAAAGCATCAGAAAGAGCAAGATCGTGCTAGTGGAAAGCTGAATCACATGACTCAAAAAGAGCGTGAACAGTATGCCAAACGggagaatgaaaaatggGATCGTCTTATTGCCAAGGTTGAAATGGAACAGTTCCAAGACTATAAACCTGAAGTGAACATTCGTTACGTTGATGAATTTGGAGTTGAACTAGGGCCAAAAGAAGCATacaaatatttattatcACACCAATTTCACGGAAAAGGATctggaaaagcaaagacaGAGAAGCGGTTACGAAAGATTGAAGacatgaaaaaagaagaaagaaagccaatttttgaataa
- the ptb1 gene encoding geranylgeranyltransferase II beta subunit Ptb1: protein MSMNLERSKHLNYLNKLGQGQDELDFWLKEHLHVSAIYWSCMSYWTLNKKEELQKEQIVSFLLSCLTESGGFACYPGHDDHITNTVYAVQVLLMLDSLDRIDRDKVASYIINLQNEDGSMKGDRWGETDARFLYAGINCLALLGRLDMLNKSAAIDWILKCRNFDGGFGLCPGAETHAAYVFTCVASLAILKQLDSIDQDLLGWWLSERQTKNGGLNGRPEKLPDSCYGWWVLSPLAIIEKLEWIDRNGLISFTLSAQDQETGGFSDRREDIPDVYHTCFSLTALSLLRYPDLEPIDARFCLPLEVTKKYNL from the exons ATGAGTATGAATTTAGAACGAAGCAAGCACttaaattatttgaatAAATTAGGCCAG GGCCAGGATGAATTAGACTTTTGGTTGAAAGAACATTTACATGTTAGTGCTATTTATTGGAGCTGCATGAGCTATTGGACCttgaacaagaaagaagaattacaaaaagagCAAATTGTTTCGTTCCTGCTATCATGTCTTACAGAGTCAG GAGGATTCGCCTGCTATCCTGGTCATGATGATCATATTACCAATACTGTTTATGCAGTTCAGGTTTTGTTGATGCTGGATTCCTTAGATAGAATCGATCGGGATAAAGTAGCTTCTT ATATTATCAACCTACAGAATGAAGACGGGTCGATGAAAGGTGACCGATGGGGTGAAACTGATGCTCGTTTTCTGTACGCCGGCATAAATTGTTTGGCGCTTTTGGGTCGATTAGATATGTTAAATAAATCAGCCGCAATTGATTGGATTCTTAAATGCCGTAACTTTGATGGCGGATTCGGTTTATGCCCTGGAGCTGAAACGCATGCTGCTTATG tttttaCTTGTGTAGCCTCTCTTGCTATACTAAAGCAATTAGATAGTATTGATCAAGATTTACTGGGCTGGTGGCTCAGTGAGCgacaaaccaaaaacggCGGACTGAATGGCCGTCCTGAAAAGCTCCCAGAT AGTTGTTATGGATGGTGGGTACTATCCCCATTGGCAATCATCGAAAAATTGGAATGGATAGACAGGAATGGCTTGATAAGCTTCACACTAAGCGCACAAGACCAAGAGACCGGTGGCTTTTCTGATCGTAGAGAAGACATTCCGGATGTCTATCACACATGCTTTTCCCTAACGGCTCTGTCCTTGCTACGATACCCAGACTTGGAACCTATAGATGCACGATTTTGCCTACCGCTAGAAGTAACGAAGAAATATAACCTCTGA
- the pga1 gene encoding GPI-mannosyltransferase II complex subunit Pga1, with translation MANTYSFFFIITFFFHLFGSTLGNTEIINFKATHSNNRSKSCQLKVQEALSQTLLLQPYPIDSEKGISESATIVALQACGLKENAWYQLRASWPAVYPSDIDLAWNDTHCLLHLYASFYSANTSLMKNPRPVPVQIDLDPLILGFLPSSVIPTVIVITALVVSSIPFAFFILKKQKQD, from the exons ATGGCGAATActtattcattcttttttattataacgtttttttttcacttgTTCGGTTCAACTTTAGGAAACACTGAAATCATTAATTTTAAAGCAACTCACTCGAACAACAGGAGTAAAAGCTGTCAACTAAAAGTACAAGAGGCTTTGTCGCAAACATTATTATTGCAGCCATATCCTATTGATTCCGAAAAGGGCATTTCCGAATCCGCAACCATAGTTGCGTTGCAAGCCTGCGgcttaaaagaaaacgcCTGGTATCAGTTGAGAGCCTCTTGGCCAGCTGTT TACCCTTCTGATATCGACCTTGCCTGGAATGATACCCATTGTCTTCTGCACCTGTACGCGTCATTCTATTCCGCAAATACTTCTCTCATGAAAAACCCACGTCCAGTTCCTGTTCAAATTG ATCTGGATCCACTGATTTTGGGTTTCTTACCCAGCAGTGTTATACCCACTGTCATTGTGATTACAGCATTAGTAGTTTCTAGCATcccttttgctttttttattctaaaaaaacaaaaacaggaCTGA
- the ire1 gene encoding serine/threonine protein kinase, sensor for unfolded proteins in the ER Ire1 has product MKLGFLSTITFVVLVFLCIVQICHSLSDPTPSTSVNDLILFSSSGLPQGQGNGHSLSSSFEASRNFAGAKLQNVFLVSTVDGILHGYDRSSGNRLWSLGETENVSVLQDYPILPKNEIRQFTPSSLHSFPGDRSLGALQAASYVSGNDTLWFVEPIDGGILYAFNIKTGLVRLPHNLRSLVNASPIRLLDNNIFVGSKQTTLLTIDALSGKIFSQYDSRGSIQAARSAVSSSYDTSTPNHLFKAEDSSHRRDFEFGQTKAGGDAVDSLDLLDDNQLEASLSGKAIIDIARTEYKVSIYQGSSLLLDIIFVEWSPSKSDLVHGSSYRAPLDSKLAFPNAEDDLIVLDLKKKRVVQNINLAIPATSVFDVVSFPESSTEEYSYFPNSRLLHQPIDVFIQNMFPNLFSNDTESVYLNTLSPYNWYAMSTKQFPLVSAVPNAACYLYPGSHVPISSIIGLHPLRTADVPLLSLPTECFPEYYLEGVESDRLALSSDQNQVPLLDAGDADSPSSLLFRSILILSIALLLGLFIFFSQKRKQKFGARDAMPENPNNATTDATKADITKRRRKNRKKRRTTDEHEHGNVIDSFVRDSAVTQTDNTGTVGNIGPIIQKSTSQNSDGSLTLNSLTIFPDILGYGSHGTIVYRGKYEDRDVAVKRILLDFYELATREIQLLQKSDDHPNIVRYYCRQQSDKFLYVVIELGECTLAEVIEHPLIHHEMVQEIDRIALLYQIALGLRHLHTLDLVHRDLKPQNILLSRKVTHNNNLIIKPLISDFGLSKKVNISQSSFHTTTFEAAGSYGWRSQEILRGLVSQEAKEIHCTSHEGRIRQASHATDIFALGCIFYFTLSGGKHPFGNQYECESNILKGEYNLEDLGLMGEYGTLAVDLISEMISFSPKDRPTIENIVNHPLFWNYSKKLDFLINVSDRFEAEERDPPSPLLQCLENNAHLVVGKDWMADLHNSLIDNLGRYRKYDGSKILDILRVLRNKRHHYQDLPDNVRALLGSLPDGFTAYFTEKFPLLLLHCFHVVKAELYEEPQFERYFNADYLM; this is encoded by the exons ATGAAATTGGGTTTTCTTTCTACTATAACTTTTGTTGTATTAGTTTTCCTTTGTATTGTTCAAATCTGTCATTCATTATCGGATCCTACTCCTAGCACTTCTGTCAATGATTTgatacttttttcttcctccgGTCTGCCACAAGGTCAGGGTAATGGGCATTCGCTTTCCTCTTCATTCGAAGCCTCTAGAAACTTTGCAGGGGCCAAATTACAGAACGTCTTCCTTGTTTCTACTGTTGATGGTATTTTACACGGCTACGATCGTTCATCTGGCAATAGACTATGGTCACTTGGAGAAACTGAAAACGTTTCCGTCCTTCAGGACTAtccaattcttccaaaaaatgaGATTAGGCAATTTACTCCATCTTCCCTTCACTCATTTCCCGGAGATAGGTCTTTAGGTGCTTTGCAAGCAGCTTCCTATGTCTCTGGCAATGACACTCTATGGTTTGTGGAACCGATTGACGGCGGAATTTTATATGCCTTTAACATCAAGACTGGTTTGGTTCGACTTCCGCATAATCTTCGTAGTCTTGTCAACGCTTCTCCCATACGTTTACTGGACAACAACATTTTCGTTggaagtaaacaaacaacatTGTTAACGATAGATGCCTTAAGTGGAAAGATTTTTTCTCAATATGATTCTAGGGGAAGTATTCAGGCTGCTCGTTCTGCAGTTTCTTCATCATATGACACGTCTACTCCCAATCATTTGTTCAAAGCAGAGGATTCAAGTCATCGAAGAGACTTTGAATTTGGTCAGACTAAAGCTGGTGGTGATGCAGTTGATTCTTTGGATTTGTTGGATGATAATCAGCTAGAAGCTTCACTTTCAGGCAAAGCAATCATAGATATTGCGAGAACTGAATACAAAGTCAGTATTTATCAAGGgtcttctcttcttttggatatcatttttgttgaatggAGCCCTAGCAAGAGTGACTTAGTTCATGGTTCTTCATATCGGGCCCCTTTAGATTCCAAATTAGCATTTCCAAATGCAGAAGATGATTTGATCGTTTTAGatctgaaaaagaaacgcgttgttcaaaatattaattTGGCAATTCCTGCCACTTCCGTCTTCGATGTTGTGTCATTCCCGGAATCATCCACAGAGGAATACAGTTATTTTCCCAATTCTCGTTTGCTTCATCAACCAATTGATGTgttcattcaaaacatGTTTCCgaatttgttttcgaaTGACACTGAAAGCGTTTATTTAAACACTCTTTCTCCTTATAATTGGTACGCTATGTCGACTAAACAATTTCCCCTTGTTTCCGCAGTTCCAAATGCGGCGTGCTATCTATATCCTGGATCACATGTACCTATAAGCAGTATAATAGGATTACATCCATTGAGAACTGCAGACGTCCCTTTGCTATCCTTGCCCACTGAGTGTTTTCCCGAATATTATTTAGAGGGTGTTGAGTCTGACAGGCTGGCCCTTTCATCCGATCAAAATCAAGTTCCTTTGTTAGATGCGGGTGACGCTGACTCACCTTCTTCCTTATTGTTCCGGAGTATTTTAATCCTCAGCATTGCTCTACTATtgggtttgtttatatttttctcACAAAAGCGAAAGCAAAAGTTTGGTGCTAGGGATGCTATGCCAGAAAATCCTAATAATGCTACAACGGATGCAACAAAGGCCGATATAACTAAGCGACGCCGcaaaaatcgaaaaaagagaaggacCACTGATGAACATGAACATGGAAACGTGATAGACTCATTCGTCAGAGATTCGGCAGTAACGCAAACTGACAATACTGGCACAGTTGGAAACATAGGGCCCATTATCCAAAAATCTACGAGTCAAAACTCTGATGGCTCTTTAACGCTGAATTCCTTAACTATTTTTCCAGATATACTTGGTTATGGAAGCCATGGGACAATTGTTTATAGAGGAAAGTACGAAGATCGAGATGTCGCTGTGAAACGCATCCTTTTAGATTTTTATGAGTTGGCTACAAGAGAAattcaacttcttcaaaaaagtgACGATCATCCAAACATCGTCCGTTACTATTGTAGACAGCAAAGCGATAAATTCCTTTATGTCGTGATCGAGTTAGGTGAATGCACTTTAGCTGAAGTAATAGAGCATCCTCTGATTCATCATGAAATGGTACAGGAAATTGATAGAATTGCTTTGTTATATCAAATCGCACTGGGACTGAGGCATCTTCACACTTTAGATTTGGTTCATCGTGATTTAAAGCCACAAAATATCCTACTTTCCAGAAAGGTCACCCACAATAACAATCTCATCATCAAGCCTTTAATATCCGATTTTGGTTTAAGTAAAAAAGTGAATATTAGCCAAAGTTCATTTCATACTACTACGTTTGAAGCAGCTGGCTCATACGGATGGCGTTCTCAAGAGATTCTTCGAGGCTTAGTTTCACAGGAAGCGAAAGAGATTCACTGTACGAGTCATGAAGGAAGGATTCGTCAGGCAAGTCATGCAACTgatatttttgctttggGATGTATCTTTTACTTCACCCTTTCTGGTGGTAAACACCCTTTTGGTAATCAATATGAATGCGAGTCTAATATATTGAAAGGAGAATACAATCTTGAAGACCTTGGCTTGATGGGTGAATATGGGACTTTGGCTGTTGATTTAATATCAGAGATGATTAGTTTCAGTCCTAAGGACCGCCCAACCATAGAGAATATAGTTAACCATCcgcttttttggaattactCCAAAAAACTGGATTTTTTGATCAACGTATCTGATAGGTTTGAGGCGGAAGAGCGTGATCCTCCTTCTCCTTTGCTTCAATGTCTAGAAAATAACGCTCACTTAGTTGTTGGCAAAGATTGGATGGCCGACTTACACAACTCTTTGATTGACAATCTTGGAAGGTATCGAAAATATGACGGTTCTAAAATTTTAGATATACTTCGGGTATTAAGAAATAAG AGGCATCATTATCAAGATTTACCAGATAATGTACGCGCTCTATTGGGAAGCCTTCCCGACGGCTTTACTGCGTACTTTACAGAAAAGTTTCCGCTGTTACTTCTGCATTGCTTTCATGTTGTTAAAGCAGAATTATATGAAGAGCCGCAATTTGAACGCTACTTTAATGCTGATTACCTAATGTAA
- a CDS encoding SERF family protein, 4F5S-like protein, implicated in mRNA splicing has protein sequence MSRGNQRETDRVRNAKKQQAGKKKQDGNPAKRLEAQAEIMRAKQRAADEKKGATGSQK, from the exons ATGTCTC GTGGTAACCAGCGTGAGACTGATCGTGTCCGTAATGCCAAAAAGCAACAGGCaggtaaaaagaaacaggaCGGAAATCCTGCCAAACGTCTTGAAGC CCAGGCTGAAATTATGAGAGCAAAACAACGTGCTGCTGATGAGAAAAAGGGAGCTACTGGTTCCCAAAAG TAG
- the ecm33 gene encoding extracellular leucine-rich repeat domain, receptor L domain-like Ecm33, which produces MLFKSLSLSFLLLASRVLADNDNCSGDKNVTAQSDLDNIKSCSKLDGSLHVDNLQASGITVLNIVGVKEVTGGIVVSNSPHLETVNFPDLETVDGTFSIHDMTRLNSLPAPKLNEVGSLELKVLPNLGELQFNNGIKKANNVEIVNTGLQSIKGIDITNIGTFNINNNKYIQSIDMPQLETASSINIAANAKKVDVNFSKLANVSSDANFNGISNVFVGNLKSTKGSLGFTDTSLNNVSLPYLTSVSQSLYFMDSTDLNSLSLPNLTSVGGSFTINNTDLVKVSGFPKLSEVGGGLTLLGNYSEVDFPKLSDVRGSLLVESKSSNFSCPFKKSDDVIKGNDWTCKGAVSSIAKSSSVSNTATSDGSSATSSASGSDSSAEHGKSASSQKSGASTVAFSAGVVGIVTLFGAALSL; this is translated from the coding sequence ATGTTATTCAAgtctctttctctttcattccttttacTCGCATCTCGCGTTCTTGCCGACAATGATAACTGCTCCGGCGACAAAAATGTCACCGCCCAAAGTGACCTCGACAACATCAAAAGCTGCAGCAAGTTAGACGGCAGCTTACACGTTGACAACTTGCAAGCCTCTGGTATCACTGTTCTCAACATCGTAGGTGTTAAGGAAGTCACTGGTGGTATTGTTGTTTCCAACAGCCCTCACTTAGAAACCGTCAACTTCCCAGACTTAGAAACTGTCGACGGTACGTTTAGCATTCATGATATGACCCGTTTGAACAGTCTTCCTGCCCCTAAGCTTAACGAGGTCGGTTCTTTGGAACTCAAGGTTTTACCCAACTTGGGAGAACTCCAATTCAACAATGGTATCAAGAAGGCTAATAATGTCGAAATCGTCAACACCGGACTCCAGTCCATCAAGGGTATTGATATCACTAACATCGGTACTTTCAATATcaacaacaacaaataCATCCAATCTATCGACATGCCCCAATTGGAAACCGCCTCATCTATCAACATTGCTGCCAACGCCAAGAAGGTTGACGTAAACTTTAGCAAGCTTGCCAATGTTAGCTCTGATGCCAACTTCAACGGTATCAGCAACGTTTTCGTCGGTAACTTGAAGTCTACTAAGGGCAGTCTTGGTTTCACCGATACCTCCCTTAACAATGTCTCCCTTCCCTACCTCACCTCTGTGTCCCAATCCCTCTACTTCATGGACTCTACTGATCTTAACAGCTTAAGCCTTCCCAACTTGACTAGCGTTGGTGGTAGTTTCACCATCAACAACACTGATCTGGTCAAGGTCTCTGGTTTCCCTAAGCTCTCTGAAGTCGGTGGTGGTCTTACTTTGCTCGGTAACTACTCTGAAGTTGATTTCCCCAAGCTTTCTGATGTTCGTGGTAGTTTGTTGGTTGAAAGCAAGTCTAGCAACTTCTCTTGCCCCTTCAAGAAGAGTGACGATGTTATCAAGGGTAATGATTGGACTTGCAAGGGTGCCGTATCTAGCATTGCCAAGTCTTCCTCTGTCAGCAACACTGCTACCTCTGATGGCTCCTCCGCTACTTCTTCTGCTTCCGGCTCTGACTCCTCTGCCGAGCATGGTAAGTCTGCTTCTAGCCAAAAGTCTGGTGCTTCCACTGTTGCTTTCTCCGCTGGTGTTGTTGGTATCGTTACCCTCTTCGGTGCTGCTCTCAGCTTGTAA
- the rbx1 gene encoding SCF complex, Cul4-RING and CLRC ubiquitin ligase ligase E3 subunit Rbx1, protein MSENMQIDQPEEVAQTETPRFEIKKWNAVALWQWDIVVDNCAICRNHIMDLCIECQANPDSAAAQECTVAWGTCNHAFHFHCISRWLNTRNVCPLDNREWEFQRYGH, encoded by the exons ATGTCAGAAAATATGCAAATTGATCAACCAGAGGAGGTGGCACAAACCGAGACACCCcgttttgaaataaaaaag TGGAACGCTGTTGCTTTATGGCAGTGGGACATTGTCGTAGATAACTGTGCGATTTGCAGAAACCATATTATGGACCTTTGCATCGAATGTCAAGCGAATCCCGATTCCGCTGCTGCGCAGGAATGTACCGTTGCCTGGGGTACTTGTAAT CATGCTTTCCATTTCCATTGCATTTCACGGTGGCTCAATACTAGAAATGTTTGTCCTCTAGACAATCGTGAATGGGAATTCCAACGATACG GTCATTAA
- the srb10 gene encoding mediator complex, cyclin-dependent protein kinase subunit Srb10 produces MNVQGLTKDYQVVGFISSGTYGKVYKVISTNQNEKRFFAIKKFKAEARNAAPNAQQTGISQSTIREMMLCREMQHENIVKLIQVLLKDGTISMVFEYAEHDLLQLIHYHGRMRTRKIPPSIIKSIMWQLLNGLSYLHENWVIHRDLKPANIMITAAGKVKIGDLGLGRLIRDPLLPLYSSDRVVVTIWYRAPELLLGARDYTPAIDIWAIGCIYGEILALTPLFKGEVKVESKKVVPFQRTQMLRIMEILGTPTVERWPDLKYYPDYDQLSTFEVKYWNNLLPQWYRTDKTRDPKGLDLFMKLLVYDPKKRITAKEAIQHPYFTEDSDWSTTPFLDQGIQYPERRILQDDSDLPPVKRTLNTNVLRETKRFKGN; encoded by the exons ATGAATGTTCAAGGATTGACAAAAGACTACCAAGTTGTAGGATTCATATCCTCCGGAACCTACGGAAAAGTATACAAAGTTATTTcaacaaaccaaaatgaaaagcgCTTTTTTgctattaaaaaatttaaagccGAAGCAAGAAATGCGGCTCCAAATGCCCAACAAACAGGCATCTCTCAAAGCACTATACGAGAAATGATGCTTTGTAGAGAAATGCAACATGAAAATATTGTAAAGTTGATTCAAGTTTTACTAAAGGACGGAACCATTAGTATGGTTTTTGAGTACGCTGAGCATGATCTGTTACAACTTATTCACTATCATGGCCGAATGCGCACGAGAAAAATACCCCCATCTATTATCAAAAGCATCATGTGGCAGCTTCTCAACGGCCTTTCCTACCTTCATGAAAACTGGGTCATACATCGCGACTTAAAGCCTGCCAATATCATGATAACAGCTGCAGGAAAAGTTAAAATTGGTGATCTTGGCCTTGGTAGACTAATACGTGACCCTTTACTTCCACTTTACTCTAGTGATCGTGTTGTCGTTACTATATGGTATCGTGCACCTGAATTATTACTAGGAGCTAGAGATTACACCCCTGCTATAGACATATGGGCCATTGGCTGTATCTATGGAGAGATCCTTGCTTTGACTCCTTTGTTCAAAGGTGAAGTAAAAGTGGAATCCAAAAAAGTGGTTCCTTTTCAACGTACACAAATGCTACGGATAATGGAAATATTAGGCACGCCTACTGTAGAAAGGTGGCCAGACCTTAAATACTACCCTGATTACGATCAACTGTCTACCTTTGAAGTAAAGTATTGGAATAACTTGCTTCCCCAGTGGTACCGCACAGATAAAACCAGAGATCCCAAAGGTCTcgatttgtttatgaagTTGCTTGTATACGATCCTAAAAAACGGATAACTGCTAAAGAGGCAATTCAGCATCCATATTTTACAGAAGACTCTGACTGGAGCACTAC CCCTTTCCTTGATCAGGGCATCCAATATccagaaagaagaatcttaCAAGACGATTCGGATCTTCCACCAGTGAAACGGACGCTCAATACAAACGTGCTCCGAGAAACGAAGCGTTTCAAAGGAAactaa
- the not11 gene encoding CCR4-Not complex subunit 11 — MFPEEWKAKSFLEVGLDYQKKDSNLNNKFQNALQLMDFADHTNEPILLVIADYLIWFNYQNVSLKENPFLAHLFHTWSHTSCLGRQYLLANILSGRIKQSSSNLVSILTISPIELVYSTTKEDVLEENSIVDEGDLQQWLEQQELLPEKTSSNSTAAIWLTGTDRALTSNEVQSFLQSQPRFSDSDVPTVKQMETFILLNLSYASDIFSNLIYRSEPNSNQRFLKNLTSLSITVSNIEVLIQMLLHNSTLASSMTSSGSFMYELLSSFTSQISNCDLFEKERIAHIGSSFFLKALDVPVIKNILMFDLYFDLQSFCMTALPQSTALFQKLKAIK; from the exons ATGTTTCCAGAAGAGTGGAAGGCGAAATCGTTTCTGGAAGTTGGGCTGGACTATCAGAAGAAAGATTCTAATTTGAACAATAAGTTTCAAAATGCTCTACAATTGATGGATTTCGCAGATCACACTAATGAG CCCATTTTGTTAGTTATTGCAGACTATTTAATTTGGTTCAATTATCaaaatgtttctttaaaagaaaatccatttttggctcatctttttcatacTTGGTCACATACGTCTTGTCTTGGCCGGCAATACCTCTTAGCCAATATATTATCTGGCAGAATCAAGCAATCT AGCTCCAATTTGGTGAGTATCCTGACAATCTCTCCCATAGAACTCGTTTATTCAACGACAAAGGAAGAtgttttagaagaaaattccATTGTCGATGAAGGTGATTTACAACAATGGCTAGAACAACAAGAACTGTTGCCTGAAAAAACATCCTCCAATTCGACCGCTGCTATTTGGTTAACTGGCACAGATCGAGCTCTAACTTCAAACGAAGTG CAAAGCTTTTTACAAAGTCAACCGCGTTTTTCTGACAGTGATGTACCTACAGTTAAACAGATGGAAACTTTTATTCTGTTAAATTTGTCTTATGCCTCTGATATATTCTCCAATTTGATATACCGGTCAGAACCGAATTCAAATCAAAGATTCCTCAAAAACCTTACATCTCTTTCGATAACGGTATCCAATATAGAAGTTTTGATTCAGATGTTGCTACATAACTCTACTTTGGCTTCTTCTATGACAAGCTCTGGTTCTTTTATGTACGAACTTTTGTCGTCATTTACTTCCCAGATCTCCAATTGCGACCtgtttgaaaaagagcGAATTGCTCACATAGGAAGTAGTTTCTTCCTTAAAGCCCTTGACGTACCTgtgataaaaaatatactGATGTTTGACTTGTATTTTGACTTGCAATCATTCTGTATGACCGCACTACCTCAATCGACTGcattgtttcaaaaattaaaagctATAAAATAG